The Klebsiella africana sequence ACTTTCAAACTCTAATACATTTTGTATATCTTCATCTTCGGTTGTATTATCTGGATTAAATATCTTTACTACAAGAGCTAAAAACTCAGCTTCGGTATAATCAGAAATGCTTTTTTTATTGTTCATCATTTACCCCCATGCTGTGTGAACTTCAATATGGCTTTTTCGGCATCATAACTCGTAAGTATCAACATCATACATATCACCGGTATTTTTTACCGCTTTTACGTGTTCTACTTCATGTTTAAGCCCCCCTCGACATGCTCATTTTACGAATGAACGTTCATTTTTCTAACTTAATACTCCCTAAGCTAGCGTCATCAAACCGTTCACTTAGCTCAGAGGTATCAGAATCAGCCTTCCAGAAAGCTCTCCCGAATGAATTAAGTAGCTCTCACTAGCGCCTCAGCAAAAAGCGGCGGTATGGCATTAGCAGCAGGAAACCGGACGATTCAGCTGCCCGGCCCTGCCCTGGAAGCGCTGAAAGCGCAGCACGAACTGACGGCTGGCCATCCGGTATCCACCACCACGTTTCACCGCAGGGAATACGGCTCAAGCGAGGAACAGAAATTGCGATTTGTTTTCATGTCGCGAAGACGGAAAGTCGAGCATGAACCCGGCTACTCGCCAGGCCGCACAAGCAGCAGATGGGAAGCTGCAGTAAAACGCGCTGGCATTCGCCGCAGGAATCCGTACCATACGCGGCATACTTTTGCCTGCTGGCTCCTGACGGCTGGCGCAAACCCGTCTTTTATAGCCAATCAGATGGGGCATGAAACGCGCAAATGGTGTACGACGTTTATAGTACATGGATAGAAGAGATGAACGGCGACCAGGTTTCTATGTTGAGTTCCCGGCTTGGGCTTTAACACATGTTGCCCTCTATATGCCCCTTTTAGCTTTTGAGAATGTTAATAATGCAAGAAAATCAAGAACTTACAAAGAAAGAGAAATACAACATCGATAAGCTGCAGAAACGTCTGCGCCGCAACGTCGGTGAGGCGATCGCCGACTTCAACATGATTGAAGAGGGCGACCGCATTATGGTTTGTCTTTCAGGCGGCAAGGACAGCTATACCATGCTGGAGATCCTGCGTAATCTGCAGAAAAGCGCGCCCATCTCCTTCTCGCTGGTGGCGGTGAACCTCGACCAGAAACAGCCCGGATTCCCGGAACATATTCTGCCAGCGTATCTTGAGCAGCTGGGCGTTGAATACAAAATTGTCGAAGAGAACACCTACGGCATCGTAAAAGAGAAGATCCCGGAAGGAAAAACCACCTGCTCGCTGTGCTCTCGCCTGCGCCGCGGCATCCTCTATCGTACCGCCACCGAGCTCGGGGCGACCAAGATTGCCCTCGGCCATCATCGCGACGACATCCTGCAGACGCTGTTTTTGAATATGTTCTACGGCGGCAAAATGAAAGGGATGCCGCCGAAGCTGATGAGCGACGACGGCAAACACATCGTCATCCGCCCGCTGGCCTACTGCCGCGAAAAAGACATCGAGCGCTTCTCCCAGGCCAAAGGCTTCCCGATTATTCCCTGCAACCTGTGCGGCTCGCAGCCAAACCTGCAGCGCCAGGTGATCGCCGATATGCTCCGCGACTGGGATAAGCGTTATCCCGGACGCATCGAAACCATGTTCAGCGCAATGCAGAACGTGGTGCCTTCGCACCTGAGCGACGTCAATCTGTTTGATTTTAAAAGTATCACCCACGGCTCCGAGGTGGTGGACGGTGGCGATCTGGCGTTTGACCGGGAAGATATTCCCCTGCAGCCCGCCGGCTGGCAGCCGGAAGAAGAAGACGCCCGCCTCGATGAACTGCGTCTGAACGTGGTGGAAGTGAAGTAACCCTCACGCGTCTCAGGCCGCCGCCTGAGACGCACTAACCGGCCCTTACTTCAGCAGTCGAACGCGGCAGGCTTTGCCTTTAATCTTGCCGTTTTGTAACTGCTTATAGGCCTTCTGCGCCATATTCTGGCGGATCGCCACATAGACATGAGCCG is a genomic window containing:
- the ttcA gene encoding tRNA 2-thiocytidine(32) synthetase TtcA; protein product: MQENQELTKKEKYNIDKLQKRLRRNVGEAIADFNMIEEGDRIMVCLSGGKDSYTMLEILRNLQKSAPISFSLVAVNLDQKQPGFPEHILPAYLEQLGVEYKIVEENTYGIVKEKIPEGKTTCSLCSRLRRGILYRTATELGATKIALGHHRDDILQTLFLNMFYGGKMKGMPPKLMSDDGKHIVIRPLAYCREKDIERFSQAKGFPIIPCNLCGSQPNLQRQVIADMLRDWDKRYPGRIETMFSAMQNVVPSHLSDVNLFDFKSITHGSEVVDGGDLAFDREDIPLQPAGWQPEEEDARLDELRLNVVEVK